A genomic stretch from Nicotiana sylvestris unplaced genomic scaffold, ASM39365v2 Un00001, whole genome shotgun sequence includes:
- the LOC104242768 gene encoding F-box/kelch-repeat protein At3g06240-like yields MMVDGIMKKLPEDVVIYILLKFTVKSLIRFKCISRTWYTLVQSSTFINLHLNRPTTRKNEFILFSRSIKVEPRGLKNVISIIYSDNDDDLNSIFPDLDPPYLTFSYYYAYNELVGPCNGLLVLTDFEVIILLNPATRNYMPLPSSPFVCAEGLNLSIMGGVGFGFDWIGNDYKVIRILEVFKDADWSPDVIDQKVEVYDLHTDSWREFRVGQQFPKVHWLPHFEIFHKGAFHWYANIDDAMVILCFDMSTEIFRTMIMPDSFNDYDGKYYTLVILNESLTLICYPDSYAEIDLTQDSMDVWIMMDYGVRDSWTKKYMIRPPPFKSPLTIWKNHLLFLQNKGGLLISYDLISNEAKEFNLQGYPQSLRIIVYKESLISIPKRVRRSSSS; encoded by the coding sequence ATGATGGTAGATGGAATTATGAAAAAATTGCCTGAAGATGTGGTAATTTATATACTTTTGAAGTTCACAGTGAAATCTCTTATACGATTTAAATGCATCTCCAGAACTTGGTATACTCTCGTACAATCCTCAACATTTATCAATCTTCATCTCAATCGCCCTACAACAAGAAAAAACGAATTCATTCTTTTCAGTCGCTCCATCAAAGTAGAACCTCGCGGATTAAAAAATGTCATATCTATTATTTACAGTGATAATGACGATGATCTTAACTCCATCTTTCCAGATCTAGATCCGCCATATCTGACCTTCAGTTATTACTATGCGTATAATGAACTAGTCGGCCCTTGCAATGGTTTACTTGTTTTGACGGATTTTGAAGTTATTATCTTATTAAATCCAGCTACTAGAAATTACATGCCACTCCCATCTAGCCCTTTTGTTTGCGCAGAGGGTTTGAATCTCTCCATTATGGGTGGTGTTGGGTTTGGTTTTGATTGGATCGGGAATGACTACAAAGTGATTAggattttagaagtttttaaGGATGCTGATTGGTCTCCGGATGTGATAGATCAAAAAGTTGAGGTTTATGATTTGCACACTGATTCTTGGAGAGAATTCCGTGTGGGTCAACAGTTTCCTAAAGTTCATTGGTTGCCACATTTCGAGATCTTTCATAAAGGAGCCTTTCATTGGTATGCAAATATAGATGACGCAATGGTAATTCTTTGTTTTGACATGAGTACTGAGATATTTCGCACCATGATAATGCCTGATTCTTTCAATGACTACGATGGGAAGTATTATACCCTTGTAATCTTGAATGAGTCCCTAACATTAATTTGTTACCCCGATTCATATGCCGAGATTGATCTAACACAAGATTCAATGGATGTATGGATAATGATGGACTACGGTGTACGCGATTCATGGACTAAGAAATACATGATTAGACCTCCTCCATTCAAATCCCCACTAACAATTTGGAAGAATCACTTATTGTTTCTTCAAAACAAAGGTGGACTTCTTATTTCCTATGATCTTATTTCCAATGAAGCCAAGGAGTTCAACTTACAAGGGTATCCTCAAAGTTTGCGCATTATAGTTTACAAGGAAAGTTTGATTTCAATTCCAAAAAGAGTACGCAGGTCTAGTTCATCTTAA